From a region of the Panicum virgatum strain AP13 chromosome 2K, P.virgatum_v5, whole genome shotgun sequence genome:
- the LOC120659344 gene encoding uncharacterized protein LOC120659344 yields the protein MAEIVSSALVQETVSQILSGIVKKYEEKEESNSSGNLERLEMAHIKMESVLHVTDKWQITDVPLQRWRSKLKRAAQECGDTLQRCKQRVIEEQEIRQRVSQLSYPKRIAYATKSLISSITRSSNDESRSSTTDVVLRFERFADGANEFLKFVEFSGTPRQYMFFNHLISKLLRGKSLRYQAFQGSRFYFLGIRPMSSPDRGVEAMVGFVCHDFRELTKGFSLGFMLRLSESTDVFGVIIKCMQSVAPHFKFAAEGVKRELIQLPTQDFSWVTQSPYGESAYWVNVHNTLTHWLRPNPLCCNQHEQNLSVSSRTNKTAASSSRLLSSIFPEEVISMFLECHVSLSDDHKYIRSSGVEHKGSSSVNSDMPPLKLGVLLLPHDSPEDIETETESYALEVIGEEVQEMVHKNACLQDIDEKLLPKAIHYHYQNKESRMYQMCLKSRHGTANLYVEKTRKCRSKASRSRIWDKRVIQQRNIFNIAGWKEVTKDLLKLWVVRSSDKMEGLI from the coding sequence ATGGCAGAGATAGTCAGTTCTGCACTTGTCCAGGAGACAGTTAGCCAAATCCTATCCGGTATTGTTAAAAAATATGAGGAGAAAGAGGAATCAAATTCGAGCGGAAACTTGGAGAGGCTAGAGATGGCACACATCAAGATGGAATCTGTGCTCCACGTGACCGACAAATGGCAAATCACCGATGTGCCACTGCAACGGTGGCGGAGCAAGCTGAAGCGTGCTGCCCAGGAGTGTGGTGATACGTTGCAAAGGTGCAAGCAGCGTGTCATAGAAGAGCAAGAGATCAGGCAGCGGGTGAGTCAGTTATCATATCCCAAGCGGATTGCTTATGCTACCAAGTCATTGATCTCATCTATTACTCGATCTAGTAATGACGAGTCAAGAAGTAGTACTACTGATGTTGTTCTAAGATTTGAGAGGTTTGCAGATGGAGCAAATGAATTCCTTAAGTTTGTTGAGTTCAGTGGAACCCCACGCCAGTACATGTTCTTCAACCATCTCATCAGCAAACTTCTTAGAGGGAAGTCTCTTAGGTACCAAGCATTCCAAGGAAGCAGATTTTATTTCTTAGGCATACGGCCCATGAGCTCTCCGGATCGTGGAGTAGAGGCGATGGTAGGCTTTGTTTGCCATGACTTCAGGGAACTTACAAAGGGTTTCAGCCTAGGATTCATGCTACGCCTCTCTGAAAGTACAGATGTATTTGGTGTTATAATCAAGTGCATGCAGTCAGTCGCACCTCACTTCAAGTTTGCAGCTGAAGGTGTCAAGAGAGAGCTCATCCAGTTGCCTACCCAGGATTTTTCATGGGTAACACAATCTCCTTATGGTGAAAGTGCATACTGGGTCAATGTCCACAACACTTTGACTCATTGGCTTCGTCCAAACCCTCTCTGCTGCAATCAGCATGAGCAGAATTTGAGCGTTTCATCTAGAACCAACAAGACAGCAGCTTCATCGTCGAGACTATTGTCAAGTATATTTCCAGAGGAGGTTATTTCAATGTTTTTGGAGTGCCATGTCTCACTATCTGATGATCATAAATACATTCGAAGTTCTGGTGTTGAACACAAAGGAAGTAGTTCTGTGAATTCAGATATGCCTCCCTTAAAGCTTGGGGTTTTGCTCTTACCACATGACTCCCCAGAGGATATAGAGACTGAAACTGAGAGCTATGCTTTGGAAGTGATTGGTGAAGAGGTGCAGGAAATGGTTCACAAGAATGCATGCCTACAAGATATCGATGAGAAGTTGCTGCCAAAAGCCATACATTACCACTATCAAAACAAAGAGTCAAGGATGTATCAAATGTGTCTGAAGTCTAGACATGGCACTGCGAACCTTTATGTGGAGAAGACAAGAAAGTGTCGAAGTAAAGCCTCCAGATCACGAATTTGGGATAAAAGGGTAATCCAACAGCGAAATATTTTCAACATAGCAGGATGGAAGGAGGTGACCAAAGACCTACTTAAGCTTTGGGTTGTGCGTTCATCTGACAAGATGGAAGGCTTGATCTGA